From a single Glycine soja cultivar W05 chromosome 19, ASM419377v2, whole genome shotgun sequence genomic region:
- the LOC114398650 gene encoding uncharacterized protein LOC114398650, with amino-acid sequence MNEIETIKGYVDRLFGIANRVRLLGKDFPDERIVQKILVTIPEKYESKISALEESKDLSTITLGELINALQSQEQRRMMRQEEVVQGAFHTKAQNSRGGKDKKNNK; translated from the coding sequence ATGAATGAGATTGAAACAATTAAAGGCTATGTTGACCGGCTGTTTGGCATAGCAAATAGAGTGAGGCTTCTTGGGAAGGACTTTCCTGATGAAAGAATAGTGCAAAAAATCCTGGTCACTATACCCGAGAAGTATGAATCGAAGATATCAGCATTGGAGGAGTCTAAAGACCTGTCAACCATCACCTTGGGAGAACTCATAAATGCTCTACAATCCCAGGAGCAAAGAAGAATGATGAGACAAGAGGAGGTGGTACAAGGTGCATTTCATACGAAAGCACAAAATTCAAGAGGTGGCAAAGACAAGAAGAACAACAAATGA